A single Chloroflexi bacterium ADurb.Bin180 DNA region contains:
- the rpsO gene encoding 30S ribosomal protein S15, with amino-acid sequence MALEKTAKEATIKEYRVHPSDTGSPEVQVALLTQRINVLTEHLKANQHDESSRRGLLKMVGQRRRHLAYLSRTDAARYKQIVAKLELRK; translated from the coding sequence ATGGCTTTGGAGAAAACCGCCAAGGAAGCCACCATCAAAGAATATCGCGTCCATCCGAGTGACACCGGCTCACCCGAGGTGCAGGTAGCGCTGTTGACTCAGCGCATCAACGTCCTGACTGAGCACCTGAAGGCCAACCAGCATGACGAATCCTCGCGACGCGGCTTGCTCAAGATGGTAGGGCAGCGTCGTCGGCATCTGGCTTATCTCAGCCGCACGGATGCAGCTCGCTACAAGCAGATCGTGGCCAAGCTGGAGCTGCGCAAATAG
- a CDS encoding tetratricopeptide repeat protein, producing MARVALQEYLSEARELIDTQAFDQAIAICRHILLRYPKHIRTYQILGEACLEKGETSEAIAVFKRLLEHADPENFSAYAGLGVAYEDLGQLEQAIWYMERAFELAPSNEDVSNALKRLYQKRDGSKPDRIRHNKVALARLYCKGGQYQQAIQELREVLESEPAPGRLDLRLSLAEALWRDGHREQAADAARSILQTAPDCLKAILILGKILIEKGRRDEGVAVLVRSRALDPENLVAQALFGADSPLPPEVVLLPRMRAEATAEIVAAPDEAESVTAAAAPEAAEVVEPAGPAGQESQPAEAGEPVEESALAAAREEVGPETPTPELPAEAVLSTTPPADQPAEEIEAAAVAPALEPVEPVGVTPPEAAQQETETVEATPSEPAPSAPEAAVAEPPVSQEPGQEWDQPRPVAEVMVPAAETDGLLLAPPPVELLAAPTGPAAELAEPVAEQAVEAQTVRPEPAALEAVATVEAETQPLPTEPVAAQPLGTEVPPPTELAVTELAGPAPTKSTTARRRRKKAAEAPPPLEAMAGVSAGLLSEIERCRQQLEVKPKDDDARLALARAYRDAAQIKLALQEYDILAHSKTKRTAEIVADMEGLVASRPDNLEAHELLADVYAKNGQLQLALQRYRWVLERMRQQS from the coding sequence ATGGCCAGGGTTGCTCTGCAAGAGTACCTCAGCGAAGCTCGCGAACTGATCGATACCCAGGCTTTTGACCAAGCTATTGCCATCTGTCGGCATATCCTGTTGCGCTATCCGAAGCATATCCGCACCTACCAGATTCTTGGTGAAGCCTGCCTGGAAAAGGGCGAGACCAGTGAAGCCATCGCGGTTTTCAAACGGCTTCTCGAGCACGCCGACCCGGAGAACTTTAGCGCCTACGCCGGTCTGGGGGTGGCCTACGAGGACCTTGGTCAGTTGGAGCAGGCCATCTGGTACATGGAGAGAGCTTTCGAACTGGCGCCAAGCAACGAAGACGTGAGCAACGCGCTCAAGCGGCTCTACCAGAAGCGCGATGGCAGCAAACCGGACCGGATTCGCCACAACAAGGTCGCGCTGGCACGCCTCTATTGCAAAGGGGGGCAATACCAGCAGGCCATCCAGGAGCTGCGCGAGGTGCTCGAGTCGGAGCCGGCTCCTGGCCGGCTGGACCTGAGACTGTCCCTGGCAGAGGCCCTCTGGCGTGACGGCCACCGTGAGCAGGCGGCCGATGCGGCCAGGAGCATCCTTCAGACGGCACCAGACTGCCTGAAAGCCATCCTCATCCTGGGCAAGATCCTGATTGAAAAGGGACGTCGCGATGAAGGCGTGGCAGTCCTGGTGCGCTCGAGGGCGCTCGATCCGGAGAACCTGGTCGCGCAGGCCTTGTTTGGAGCAGACTCGCCTCTGCCGCCCGAAGTGGTGTTGCTCCCGAGAATGCGCGCCGAGGCGACTGCCGAGATCGTGGCAGCACCAGACGAGGCTGAGTCAGTGACAGCCGCTGCTGCACCAGAAGCCGCAGAGGTTGTTGAACCGGCTGGCCCGGCCGGCCAGGAGTCACAACCCGCAGAGGCCGGCGAGCCCGTTGAGGAATCTGCGCTTGCGGCTGCTCGGGAAGAGGTCGGCCCAGAGACGCCAACGCCGGAGCTGCCCGCGGAGGCGGTACTGAGCACAACCCCGCCGGCGGATCAGCCGGCCGAGGAGATTGAAGCAGCCGCTGTCGCGCCAGCGCTGGAGCCGGTCGAACCGGTTGGCGTGACTCCACCGGAGGCTGCACAGCAAGAGACGGAAACAGTCGAAGCGACTCCATCTGAGCCAGCACCGTCAGCACCCGAGGCAGCCGTAGCTGAACCGCCCGTCTCTCAAGAGCCAGGCCAGGAGTGGGACCAGCCGCGCCCAGTGGCAGAGGTGATGGTGCCGGCGGCGGAGACGGATGGATTGCTGCTGGCACCGCCTCCGGTTGAGTTGCTGGCTGCACCAACCGGGCCCGCTGCCGAGCTGGCAGAGCCGGTGGCCGAACAGGCTGTCGAGGCCCAGACCGTCAGGCCGGAGCCGGCAGCGCTAGAAGCAGTGGCGACGGTCGAGGCTGAGACGCAGCCCCTACCAACGGAGCCGGTCGCAGCGCAACCCTTGGGCACTGAAGTGCCGCCTCCCACTGAATTGGCGGTGACCGAGCTGGCCGGGCCTGCGCCAACGAAGAGCACCACAGCGCGAAGGCGACGCAAGAAGGCAGCGGAGGCCCCGCCACCTCTGGAAGCGATGGCCGGGGTCAGCGCGGGGCTGCTGTCGGAGATAGAGCGCTGCCGCCAGCAGTTGGAAGTCAAGCCGAAAGACGACGATGCCCGACTGGCCCTGGCGCGGGCCTACCGCGATGCGGCGCAGATCAAGCTGGCACTCCAGGAATATGACATCCTGGCACACAGCAAGACCAAGAGAACGGCGGAGATTGTGGCCGATATGGAGGGGCTGGTCGCCTCACGGCCAGACAATCTGGAAGCGCACGAGCTGCTGGCCGATGTCTATGCCAAGAACGGGCAGCTGCAGTTGGCTCTTCAACGCTATCGCTGGGTGTTGGAGCGGATGCGACAGCAGTCGTGA
- the ndk gene encoding Nucleoside diphosphate kinase has translation MERTLVIIKPDGVQRGLIGEIIARLERRGLKIIGLKMMQISRELAAKHYGVHQGKPFYEGLVNYITSSPVVVMAVEGKKAIEMVRQTMGKTNPLDAAPGTIRADLAVDIGRNLVHGSDGAQTAEFELGLFFRPDELVAWDRSVEPWIVE, from the coding sequence ATGGAAAGAACGCTGGTAATCATCAAGCCCGACGGAGTGCAGCGGGGGCTCATTGGTGAGATCATCGCTCGCCTCGAGCGGCGCGGACTCAAGATCATTGGCCTCAAGATGATGCAGATCAGCCGCGAGCTGGCGGCCAAACACTATGGCGTGCATCAGGGCAAGCCATTCTACGAAGGGCTGGTCAACTATATCACCTCAAGCCCGGTGGTAGTAATGGCAGTCGAAGGCAAGAAGGCGATCGAGATGGTGCGCCAGACGATGGGCAAGACCAACCCGCTCGACGCTGCCCCCGGAACGATCCGCGCCGATCTGGCGGTCGACATTGGGCGCAACCTGGTTCACGGCTCTGACGGTGCGCAGACTGCCGAGTTCGAGCTGGGATTGTTCTTCCGCCCCGACGAGCTGGTTGCCTGGGACCGCAGTGTAGAACCCTGGATCGTGGAATAA
- the rsfS gene encoding Ribosomal silencing factor RsfS, whose protein sequence is MDAAVAKMGEDVLLLDIRGLSSFADYFVVCSGASQKQLHALAEEIRAKTRASGATLIHSEGSPASGWLLLDYGSVVVHIFSAPTRQYYNLEQLWKDARTVVRLL, encoded by the coding sequence GTGGATGCAGCGGTCGCCAAGATGGGCGAGGATGTCCTGCTTCTCGACATTCGCGGCCTGTCATCTTTCGCCGACTACTTCGTCGTCTGCAGCGGAGCCAGCCAGAAACAGTTGCACGCCCTGGCTGAGGAGATCCGCGCCAAGACGCGGGCCAGCGGAGCCACGCTGATCCATTCGGAGGGCAGCCCTGCTTCGGGGTGGCTGCTGCTTGACTATGGCTCGGTGGTAGTGCACATCTTTTCGGCGCCGACGCGGCAATACTACAACCTCGAGCAGTTGTGGAAAGACGCGAGGACGGTAGTTCGGCTCTTGTAG
- a CDS encoding DNA polymerase III subunit delta, translating to MIWLFHGEDELTRSEELLRHRASLGDPTVAGLNTTVLDGRSLCHSDLVGACAAMPFMALKRVVIVEGFWSRFESAEGGKGKGRAPKVSEADQKLMAAIKETLRTLPDTTDLFFSESRALKPSNPVFAALPKEPGKVETRQFTLPRPRELAGWIEARTKSKGGTITSQAAEELGRLVGGELRQLDQELDKLLAFVNYARDVGIGDVHSVVSASQPDDIFALVDAIGMRQKPKAMQALHSLLNAGAAPQYILSMIERQIRILLQIKEMKANGVSTADIQQALNIWHSWVMEKNISQAQNFAQSALLRFYSRLADVEQETKTGVMDERLALDLLVTELAA from the coding sequence ATGATCTGGCTCTTTCACGGCGAGGATGAGCTCACGAGGTCGGAGGAGCTCCTGCGGCATAGAGCGAGCCTGGGAGATCCTACCGTCGCCGGTCTGAATACCACGGTGCTCGACGGGCGCTCACTGTGCCACTCAGATCTCGTTGGGGCCTGCGCCGCAATGCCCTTTATGGCCCTCAAACGTGTGGTAATCGTGGAGGGCTTTTGGTCGCGGTTTGAGTCGGCGGAGGGGGGCAAAGGCAAGGGGAGAGCCCCAAAGGTATCCGAAGCAGACCAGAAGCTGATGGCAGCCATCAAGGAGACTCTGCGGACCCTGCCTGATACCACCGACCTGTTCTTTTCCGAGAGCCGCGCTCTCAAACCGTCGAACCCCGTCTTCGCCGCTCTGCCCAAGGAGCCAGGCAAGGTAGAAACGAGGCAGTTCACGCTGCCCAGGCCCCGTGAGTTGGCAGGCTGGATTGAGGCGCGAACCAAGAGCAAGGGAGGCACGATCACGTCTCAGGCCGCTGAGGAGCTGGGGCGTCTGGTAGGGGGCGAGCTGCGCCAGCTTGACCAGGAGCTCGACAAGCTCCTGGCATTCGTGAACTATGCCCGCGATGTGGGCATAGGCGATGTTCACAGCGTCGTTTCGGCTAGCCAGCCAGACGATATCTTTGCCTTGGTCGATGCGATTGGCATGCGTCAGAAACCGAAGGCCATGCAGGCCTTGCACTCTCTGCTCAATGCCGGTGCCGCTCCTCAGTACATCCTCAGTATGATCGAGCGGCAGATCCGCATTCTCCTTCAGATCAAAGAGATGAAGGCCAATGGGGTTTCCACCGCCGACATCCAACAGGCGCTGAATATCTGGCATAGCTGGGTGATGGAGAAGAACATCAGTCAGGCCCAGAACTTTGCTCAGTCAGCCTTGTTGCGCTTTTACTCACGCCTGGCGGACGTCGAGCAGGAGACCAAGACGGGTGTCATGGACGAGCGCCTGGCGCTTGACCTGCTCGTCACGGAGCTGGCCGCGTGA
- a CDS encoding Membrane dipeptidase (Peptidase family M19) codes for MDSATLHRDSIVFDGHCDTLLEILNGKRKFGERSTKGHIDLPRLQDGGVTAQVFAVYLEDQFLPAGAIKQTLRVLDVLYRELDSHPEEMLLATRAADIERAKEEDKVAAVIGLEGAEALEGDLGVLRVLYRLGVRLLTVTWSRRNQAADGGYEMRTGGGLTEFGVKLVEECNNLGIILDISHLSPAGARDVLELSKRPVVASHSNSRALCSHWRGLDDLQLQALARNGGLSGVTFVPAFVANERKEASLQKLLDHVDHIAQVAGIDHVGLGSDFDGFAPPGPRGLEDVTKMPSITEGLLKRGYADDDVRKVLGGNWMRVFREVVG; via the coding sequence GTGGATTCAGCGACACTGCACCGAGACTCCATCGTCTTTGATGGACACTGTGACACGCTGCTGGAGATCCTCAACGGTAAGCGCAAGTTTGGCGAGCGTTCGACCAAGGGTCATATCGACCTGCCGCGTCTTCAAGACGGCGGGGTAACCGCCCAGGTGTTTGCGGTCTATCTCGAAGACCAGTTCCTCCCTGCGGGGGCGATAAAACAGACCCTGCGTGTGCTGGATGTGCTGTATCGAGAGCTGGACTCGCACCCCGAGGAGATGCTGCTTGCCACCCGAGCCGCCGACATCGAGAGGGCTAAAGAAGAAGACAAGGTAGCAGCGGTGATTGGCCTGGAAGGGGCCGAGGCTCTCGAGGGCGACCTCGGCGTGCTGCGGGTGCTGTACCGGCTGGGAGTGCGGCTGCTGACGGTGACGTGGAGCCGGCGCAATCAGGCCGCCGACGGTGGTTACGAAATGCGCACCGGTGGCGGGTTGACCGAGTTCGGCGTCAAGCTGGTGGAGGAATGCAACAACCTGGGTATCATCCTGGACATATCGCACTTGTCGCCGGCCGGGGCGCGGGATGTTCTGGAGCTGAGCAAACGGCCGGTGGTTGCATCGCACAGCAACAGCCGCGCCCTATGTTCACACTGGCGAGGGCTCGACGACTTGCAGCTCCAAGCTCTGGCGCGAAACGGCGGCCTGTCGGGCGTGACCTTCGTTCCGGCCTTTGTCGCCAACGAACGCAAAGAGGCCAGTCTGCAGAAACTGCTCGACCATGTGGACCACATAGCCCAGGTAGCCGGCATAGATCACGTGGGCCTGGGTTCTGACTTTGATGGATTCGCTCCGCCTGGCCCGCGTGGGCTCGAGGATGTTACCAAGATGCCGTCAATCACCGAGGGGCTGCTCAAGCGCGGGTACGCCGATGACGATGTGCGCAAGGTGCTCGGGGGAAACTGGATGCGCGTATTCCGCGAGGTTGTCGGTTAA
- the yerB_1 gene encoding putative lipoprotein YerB precursor: protein MKRHCGKWMLLVTLLVALLAMGGCGSGSNQDLPPTRTPKPTFTTIPATPIVVDTPTPLWTATPLPTATPTATPSPIPTATPNPYLNPLTGEMVADPAVLQRRPLLVRIGNDYEVRPQSGLSLADMVWEEAMDGWTITRLTAVVWSRDPEVLKPIRSARLFTIDLGYMLDGALVHSGANDQVRWLLSQSTLVDLDEYFHSAPYSWLKPEGKWIDYPWMGRVATSAKKVRDYLKKIGKEKAVQLPGFVFSEQVPAGDAATYVEIPYPKRALVEYRYDAATHHYKRWARGEPHTDAVTGEQLAAANVIVVYATYQETSVKDVNGQPTFNIVSTGEGRAQIIRDGVVVEGKWIRPTREAFLQLVRLDGSPIPLRVGQSWVEVVPPDYHVTFKVE from the coding sequence ATGAAGCGACACTGCGGCAAATGGATGCTTCTAGTTACCCTGCTCGTCGCCCTGCTGGCAATGGGAGGCTGCGGTTCTGGTTCGAATCAGGACCTGCCGCCAACGCGCACGCCAAAACCAACCTTCACCACCATCCCTGCTACGCCCATTGTTGTGGACACACCCACACCTCTGTGGACAGCAACCCCGCTCCCGACGGCCACTCCGACAGCTACGCCCAGTCCTATCCCGACGGCCACGCCCAACCCGTACCTGAACCCGTTGACCGGGGAGATGGTCGCGGACCCCGCCGTACTGCAGCGTCGGCCGTTGCTGGTGCGAATTGGCAATGACTATGAGGTGCGGCCTCAATCGGGCCTCTCTCTGGCCGATATGGTCTGGGAGGAGGCGATGGACGGGTGGACGATTACCCGGCTGACCGCCGTCGTGTGGAGCCGCGACCCCGAAGTGCTCAAACCCATCCGCAGCGCGCGCCTTTTTACCATTGACCTCGGCTACATGCTCGACGGGGCACTGGTGCACTCTGGCGCCAATGACCAGGTGCGCTGGCTGTTGTCTCAATCGACGCTGGTGGATCTGGACGAGTACTTCCACTCCGCGCCCTATTCGTGGCTCAAGCCAGAAGGCAAGTGGATTGACTATCCCTGGATGGGCCGGGTGGCCACGAGCGCCAAAAAAGTGCGTGACTACCTGAAGAAGATCGGCAAAGAGAAGGCGGTGCAACTGCCCGGGTTTGTCTTCTCGGAGCAGGTCCCCGCAGGCGATGCTGCCACCTACGTGGAGATACCCTACCCCAAGCGGGCGCTGGTGGAGTATCGCTACGACGCCGCCACGCACCACTACAAGCGTTGGGCAAGGGGTGAGCCGCACACGGATGCCGTGACCGGTGAGCAGCTTGCCGCCGCCAACGTGATCGTGGTCTATGCCACATACCAGGAGACCAGTGTGAAGGATGTGAACGGGCAGCCGACGTTCAACATCGTGTCGACTGGCGAGGGGAGGGCCCAGATCATTCGCGACGGTGTGGTTGTGGAAGGCAAGTGGATCAGGCCGACCCGCGAGGCGTTCCTGCAGCTCGTGCGCCTGGATGGCTCACCCATACCGCTGCGCGTGGGGCAAAGCTGGGTGGAGGTCGTGCCTCCCGACTACCACGTGACCTTCAAAGTGGAATAG